In Mycolicibacterium tusciae JS617, the DNA window TGCCACACTCATTGGGTGGATTTAGCCACCCATGCAGGGGTAGGATCAGCACAACAGGTCTACCTCATCGACCCGAAGGAAACCACACCCATGCCCGCCACCGCGACCGGCGCCAAGTCCAGCCCCGACACCTCTGTGGCCGACCGCGTCCTTCCCATCGTGGGAGCCAACATCGTGACCCGCCGCGACAAGCTAGGCATGTCACAGCGCGCACTGGCGGACAAGGCCGGTGTCGACCGGGTGTTCCTGCGCGACGTCGAGCGGGGCAAAGGCTCGGCCACCCTCGTGTTCCTCGCCAAACTCGCCGCCGCCCTCGACACCACCATCGAAAAGCTCACCCACGGCGTCTGACCGGCGGATGTGTCAGAGGCTGCTGGTAAAGATCGACTATGCACAGCAGCACACCGACCCGCCGGCACGACGCGCCGCACACACCGGGGCGCGGCATCCACCGGCTGAAAGCAGCGCTGAGGCCATGAACCCGTTCGACTACAACCCACCCGAGTCCCAGCAGGCCCCCGCCAGCGACGAGGTGTACGTCGCCGCAGTCAAGCCCTACGCCGCGGTCTCCCCGTCCGACCGCCAGCCCTTAGCCCGCGTCCGCTACACCAACGGCAAGACCTTCGTCGGCCACCACGTCATGCGCCACATCGACCTGCATCCCGAAACCGGCCGGCCCGTGGACTACTGGCTGGCAATCGACCGCGTTGCACACGAGGTCGTCGCCCAGATCGGCACCCTGGTCAACCAGGGCACCATCCGCCAAGTCACCTGCTTCACCGAACTGCGCTCCCAGATCGACGCCGACGCCGCATGGTCCCCCAAGGTCGACGCCCTCCCCAAGGAGGACTGGGCCGCGGTGCAGTGGCGCGTCACCGACATCCTGCGCACAGGATAGCTCTGACCGGCCCAAACCCCGCCCCTCGCCGCCTACACACCCACTCAAGGTTTCTTCCCCGCCCCAAGCCAAAATCCTGAAGCCAAAATCCTGCCGCGCGGGCCGCGCCCTGCTGGGCGGTGATGTGAGGGGCGGTCTGCACCGAGGCCCGCCGCGCTGCGCCGCCGCGATCCACACGCTGCGCTGCGGCCCGTGCCCCAATCGCAGAACGTGCGCCTCGACGCGAGGAATACCGCCGAAGGCAGTGATGGCCGAAGCCAGGCCGGGCGGCCGGGGTGAAAAAAGTCAGAACAGGGAGTCGCCGTTGGCCTGCTCCCACAGCGTCTCGAACGAGGGACGTTGCTTGTCGTCGACCACCGCCGGAGCGACGACGAAGAGGTGCTCACAGTTCGCCGCCGCCGCAAGCCGGTGGCGCACGATGCGATCAGCACCGACATCGCGGCGGCCAGGAAGCTCGGCCAGGCGGGCATTCATCTCGGCTTGTGACCCGCACGCCAGGCGGCGCACCGACCGCGCCGTGACTCCCCTACGGCCCTCACGACCAGCCGGGGTGACCCGGCGCACCTCATACACTGCGAACTCGGTCTCATCCATCAGCCGCTGGAAGGCCACCTCGACCTCGACCAGTCCGGCCTCGGAAATCATCTGGGCGACACTGCTTCCCGCGATGAGAGTTTGGCGTTCGTTGAGTCGACACGACACCGCCTCCATGAACATCGCCTGCGCGCCGGCCAGCGGCTCCCGGCGGTAGCGCTGCACCATATTCTCCCGACCCGCGGCCGTCGACATGGCATACACACAGAACGTGCAGCAGCTCTTGAACCAGGACGTCCCCAGTTTGGCTGGCCCGCACATACGCAGCGCACGCCTGACGATCCATCCCCAGCTCAATCAACGGATACCAGCCTGTGCGGCGTGAATTGTTGTACAGCCGGTCCTTGTCCGCCCGTCGCTGCTCACCGGCCTCGAAACCGATGACGTGCCGGTAGGGCTGCCCACCGGTGACCATGCTGATCACCGGATCCAGCGCCCACCCCTTCGCGTGAACCGAGCACTTGCGGGCTCCGCCGAGCTGAGGAACCGTGCCAGCAGTGATCATCTCGGTCGACAGGCGGTAGGCCCCGTCGATGTGCAGACGCTGCGGGCAGCTCGAGTCGTCCAGGATCACCACCCCGTCCCCACTGGTCGTGGTGGTCCGCTCGGACCGCGCACATTGGATGTAGCGAATCCCGAGGCGGCGAAAGATCGGCAACATGTAGGTCTCGACATCCTGTGCAGTCGATGCGAATTCGTCACCGGTCATCGCGGTCACGACCACCATGTCGGCCAGGTCGAAGTCGCGGGTCTGCGGCTCGGTCAACCACCGCAGCAACAGGCACGTGCTGTCCAACCCAAGCCCGTAGGACACCACCACCGACGGACGCCCAGCGTCGTCGCCGATCCCTGGAATCTGCAACTCCGCTGCCTGTGTGCCGGACACCGGTACCTCCAAAATCTTCCTTAGTGGGTGGCTTTAGCCTACCATTGATGGTAGGCTAAAGCCACCCACTAAGGAAGGATCGACAGCCCGCCATGACCGCCACCATCGAGGGCCACCAGGCAACCGTCACCGCCGCTGACGCGCCCGACTTGTGTTGCTACGACATCATCTTGGTCAACTCCAGCGCCGGAAAGGACTCCCAGGCCAGCCTCGATGTGGTAGTCGCCGCGGCTCGCCAGGCCGAAGTCCTGGACCGCGTCGTAGTGGTGCACGCCGATCTGGGCGAGGCCGAGTGGGACGGTGTGCCCGACCTCGCCGCCGAGCACGCCGCCCACTACGGCCTGCGATTCGAACTGGCGCGCCGCGAACGCGACGGATCTCTGTACACGATTCTCGACCACGTTCAGCGACGCGGACTTTGGCCCAGCGCGTCCCAGCGTTGGTGCACATCGGATTTCAAGCGTGGTCCGATCCGCAAGGTGATGACCAAGCTGGTCGCCGAGCTGCGCGAGG includes these proteins:
- a CDS encoding helix-turn-helix domain-containing protein, producing CHTHWVDLATHAGVGSAQQVYLIDPKETTPMPATATGAKSSPDTSVADRVLPIVGANIVTRRDKLGMSQRALADKAGVDRVFLRDVERGKGSATLVFLAKLAAALDTTIEKLTHGV